In the genome of Porphyrobacter sp. ULC335, one region contains:
- a CDS encoding DUF721 domain-containing protein, with translation MAGAIMGSDKKTTGKAAPKPYTRPRGRGVKAIGDLTPEIGRTAFRRFGFVQSSVVTRWPEIVGPQHARVCSPEAIRFPPGEKADGILDLVVVAAHAPLIQQVIPEIIERVNRFFGYRAVARVKLRQGAVTPPADGRPAKPPPSLKPIPLELGDSLRDIGDPELRTVLESLARSLSNNEAAPPQEDDLP, from the coding sequence ATGGCGGGGGCAATCATGGGAAGCGACAAGAAAACCACCGGCAAGGCAGCGCCCAAACCCTACACCCGCCCGCGTGGACGGGGTGTGAAGGCGATCGGCGATCTCACCCCCGAAATCGGCCGCACCGCCTTTCGCCGCTTCGGCTTCGTGCAAAGCTCGGTCGTCACCCGCTGGCCCGAGATTGTCGGCCCCCAGCACGCCCGCGTGTGCAGCCCGGAAGCGATCCGCTTTCCTCCGGGAGAGAAAGCTGACGGTATCCTCGATCTGGTGGTCGTCGCCGCCCATGCCCCGCTGATCCAGCAGGTCATCCCCGAGATTATCGAACGGGTGAACCGCTTCTTCGGTTACCGCGCTGTGGCCCGGGTCAAGCTGCGGCAGGGCGCGGTCACGCCGCCCGCCGACGGGCGCCCTGCCAAGCCGCCGCCATCATTGAAGCCGATCCCGCTGGAATTGGGCGACAGCTTGCGCGATATCGGCGATCCGGAACTGCGCACAGTCCTCGAATCGCTTGCCCGCAGCCTCTCGAACAACGAGGCCGCGCCCCCTCAGGAAGACGACCTGCCATGA